Below is a window of Terriglobia bacterium DNA.
GCGGAAGATTCGAGCCATGGGAAAAAGTTCCGGGCTCGACGGCGGAAGTGAAATAGAAAAACCTGCGCTCAGCTCCAGGCAGAAGCAATCCCGCGATTTGTGGCAGGGCATCACAATCATCAAAGGAGGAAGCGATGCCCGAGAAAGAAACTCTGGAACGCGCAGAGCAGGACAAGCGCGAAGGCAAATCACCCAGCACACAGGCCGGCGAGTTTGTGCGTGAGGAGATCCACCATGTTCGTGAAGGCAAACACGGCGCCAAGTCAGCCAAGCAGGCCATTGCCATAGGCCTATCCAAGGCGCGGCGGGCTGGAGTGGATCTGGCTCCGCCGAAGAAAGGCAGCGTCTCAGAGAAGACGCGCAAATCGGCGGTGCGCGACAGCAAGCGGGGCCATAGCCGCAAGAAGAAATCTGTTTCTGCCAAACGATCACGCAGCAGCGAGGCAGCGTTGAAGCGTGAACCGCGTTCAGCCGCTTCTCACAAAGCGCTCTCACGCCAAGCAAAGAGCGCCGCGCGGACGCGCAAGAAATCCGCAGCAAGAACGGCGCATTCGCGCAGGACGCAGTCGAGCCGGAAGGCTGCCTAGAGATTTCACAGGACAAGAACTCAATGGGTGGAACGCGGCTTGGTGAGAACCAGCGCGTTCTTCCCATGATCGCGTCAAGGCTGCATACTAGAGGCGATGCTTACGCCCGTTTCAGACAGTCCTTTTGCCGTTCTCACGCTCATTGCCGCGCCAGCGGTGTTCACCAATGCGTCTTCCGTGCTGGCACTCGGCACCGGCAACCGG
It encodes the following:
- a CDS encoding DUF6496 domain-containing protein, which produces MPEKETLERAEQDKREGKSPSTQAGEFVREEIHHVREGKHGAKSAKQAIAIGLSKARRAGVDLAPPKKGSVSEKTRKSAVRDSKRGHSRKKKSVSAKRSRSSEAALKREPRSAASHKALSRQAKSAARTRKKSAARTAHSRRTQSSRKAA